Proteins encoded within one genomic window of Amorphoplanes friuliensis DSM 7358:
- the sucC gene encoding ADP-forming succinate--CoA ligase subunit beta, producing the protein MDLFEYQGRDLFERHGLPVLGGGVAETPQEARAIAERLGGRVVVKAQVKVGGRGKAGGVKLAADADEAEARATDILGMDIKDHTVHKVMLAETADIKEEYYFSYLLDRANRTFLCIASVAGGMEIETVAEEDPERVAKIAIDANKGVDEVTAREIVTAAKFPADVADQIVDIAVKLWQAFVAEDATLVEVNPLAKVGDGRVLLLDAKITLDENAGFRHPDHEALVDQSAVDPLEQAAKAKNLNYVKLDGEVGIIGNGAGLVMSTLDVVAYAGEGHGGVKPANFLDIGGGASAQVMANGLEIVLGDPAVKSVFVNVFGGITACDEVANGIIQALALLGERGEAVTKPLVVRLDGNNAEAGRAILDAANNPLVQRVDTMDGAAERAAELAAAGK; encoded by the coding sequence GTGGACCTGTTCGAGTATCAGGGGCGCGACCTGTTCGAACGGCACGGGCTGCCCGTGCTGGGCGGCGGGGTCGCCGAGACCCCGCAGGAGGCCCGCGCGATCGCCGAGCGCCTCGGCGGCCGGGTCGTCGTCAAGGCCCAGGTGAAGGTCGGCGGCCGCGGCAAGGCCGGCGGCGTCAAGCTCGCGGCGGACGCCGACGAGGCCGAGGCCCGCGCGACCGACATCCTCGGCATGGACATCAAGGACCACACGGTTCACAAGGTGATGCTGGCCGAGACCGCCGACATCAAGGAGGAGTACTACTTCTCCTACCTGCTCGACCGGGCCAACCGCACCTTCCTCTGCATCGCCAGCGTCGCCGGCGGCATGGAGATCGAGACGGTCGCCGAGGAGGACCCCGAGCGGGTCGCCAAGATCGCCATCGACGCCAACAAGGGTGTGGACGAGGTCACGGCGCGCGAGATCGTCACTGCCGCCAAGTTCCCGGCCGACGTGGCCGACCAGATCGTCGACATCGCGGTGAAGCTCTGGCAGGCCTTCGTGGCCGAGGACGCCACCCTGGTCGAGGTCAACCCGCTGGCCAAGGTCGGCGACGGCCGTGTGCTGCTGCTGGACGCCAAGATCACCCTGGACGAGAACGCCGGCTTCCGGCACCCCGACCACGAGGCGCTGGTCGACCAGTCCGCGGTCGACCCGCTGGAGCAGGCGGCCAAGGCCAAGAACCTCAACTACGTCAAGCTCGACGGTGAGGTCGGCATCATCGGCAACGGCGCGGGCCTGGTCATGTCGACGCTCGACGTGGTCGCGTACGCGGGTGAAGGTCATGGTGGGGTCAAGCCCGCCAACTTCCTCGACATCGGCGGCGGTGCCAGCGCGCAGGTCATGGCCAACGGCCTCGAGATCGTGCTCGGCGACCCGGCGGTCAAGTCGGTCTTCGTCAACGTCTTCGGTGGCATCACCGCGTGCGACGAGGTCGCCAACGGCATCATCCAGGCGCTCGCCCTGCTCGGTGAGCGTGGCGAAGCCGTCACCAAGCCGCTCGTGGTCCGCCTCGACGGCAACAACGCCGAGGCCGGCCGGGCGATCCTGGACGCGGCGAACAACCCGCTGGTGCAGCGGGTGGACACGATGGACGGTGCGGCCGAGCGCGCCGCCGAGCTCGCAGCTGCGGGGAAGTGA
- the sucD gene encoding succinate--CoA ligase subunit alpha, with amino-acid sequence MAIWLTKDSKVIVQGMTGAEGSKHTRRMLAAGTNVVGGVNPRKAGTSVDFDGTSLPVFASVAEAIKETGADVSVIFVPPAFTKAAVLEAIDAEIPLAVVITEGVPVQDSAAFWAYNVAQGQKTRIIGPNCPGIASPGASNAGIIPADITPGGRIGLVSKSGTLTYQLMYELRDFGFSTAVGIGGDPIIGTTHIDALKAFQDDPDTDAIVMIGEIGGDAEERAAEFIKANVTKPVVGYIAGFTAPVGKTMGHAGAIISGSAGTADAKKEALEAAGVKVGKTPSETARLMREVMS; translated from the coding sequence ATGGCTATCTGGCTCACCAAGGACTCCAAGGTCATCGTCCAGGGCATGACCGGCGCGGAGGGCTCCAAGCACACCCGCCGGATGCTCGCCGCCGGCACGAACGTCGTCGGCGGTGTCAACCCGCGCAAGGCCGGCACCAGCGTCGACTTCGACGGCACCTCGCTGCCGGTGTTCGCGTCCGTCGCCGAGGCGATCAAGGAGACCGGCGCCGACGTGTCGGTCATCTTCGTGCCGCCCGCGTTCACCAAGGCCGCGGTGCTCGAGGCGATCGACGCCGAGATCCCGCTCGCCGTCGTGATCACCGAGGGCGTGCCGGTGCAGGACTCGGCCGCGTTCTGGGCGTACAACGTCGCGCAGGGTCAGAAGACCCGCATCATCGGCCCGAACTGCCCCGGCATCGCCTCGCCGGGCGCCTCGAACGCCGGCATCATCCCGGCCGACATCACCCCGGGCGGCCGCATCGGCCTGGTCAGCAAGAGCGGCACGCTGACCTACCAGCTCATGTACGAGCTGCGCGACTTCGGCTTCTCCACCGCCGTCGGCATCGGCGGAGACCCGATCATCGGCACCACCCACATCGACGCGCTCAAGGCGTTCCAGGACGACCCGGACACCGACGCGATCGTGATGATCGGCGAGATCGGCGGCGACGCCGAGGAGCGTGCGGCCGAGTTCATCAAGGCCAACGTGACCAAGCCGGTCGTCGGCTACATCGCCGGCTTCACCGCCCCGGTCGGCAAGACCATGGGCCACGCCGGCGCGATCATCTCCGGTTCCGCCGGCACCGCCGACGCCAAGAAGGAGGCCCTCGAGGCCGCCGGCGTCAAGGTCGGCAAGACCCCGAGCGAGACCGCGCGGCTCATGCGCGAGGTCATGAGCTGA
- a CDS encoding cell division protein PerM translates to MPTTPDRPDGRPAGSEDQFEAAEAVHLAARETVPVTVRRSTPGDHSTVKINPADRSTVRIDPRNHPTVKLPGQRRPVDSRGRAPLPVAAAFATFWAAFVAYVPVAAVVGLARTLEGQGGLGGAAHAGLAGWLLGHGVPIGTSIGPVGVAPLLLTLLAGWRLNRAGLHVTRAIGARRSGSPRVALLVAGTIGVAYAILGLLAALVVDGRGTDVSPTRAALNFFLAGLAFSLIGSLRGTEALVVVARRISPTLRHGLRAGVMSALLILAAGAAIAGLSVAVGGGQAADMISAYRTGVAGQAGITLVSLAYGANGVIWAAAYLLGPGFLLGTDSVVRLTEVTVGPLLPTLPLLAGLPNGPIGASGAALLAVPVLAAMASGWLLTRRLVSIHHVVDGHLVHGRNPGDPAPAEPSWSLVLGAAVLSGPVAGLLLGLLSWMSGGSMGNGRLAEIGPVPWQVTLVATIVVAVSASIGAAAGRAFRAPARG, encoded by the coding sequence ATGCCGACCACCCCCGACCGTCCCGACGGTCGACCCGCCGGCTCGGAGGACCAGTTCGAGGCCGCCGAGGCCGTTCACCTTGCCGCCCGCGAGACGGTGCCGGTCACGGTGCGCCGCTCGACGCCCGGCGACCACTCCACGGTCAAGATCAACCCCGCCGACCGGTCCACGGTACGCATCGACCCGCGTAACCACCCCACGGTCAAGCTGCCCGGCCAGCGACGCCCCGTCGACAGCCGTGGACGGGCCCCGCTTCCGGTCGCCGCGGCGTTCGCCACCTTCTGGGCGGCGTTCGTCGCGTACGTGCCGGTGGCCGCGGTCGTCGGCCTGGCCCGCACGCTCGAGGGCCAGGGCGGCCTCGGCGGTGCCGCACACGCGGGCCTGGCGGGCTGGCTGCTCGGCCACGGTGTGCCCATCGGCACCTCCATCGGCCCCGTAGGTGTCGCGCCCCTGCTCCTCACCCTCCTGGCCGGCTGGCGCCTCAACCGCGCCGGCCTCCACGTCACCCGGGCCATCGGCGCCCGCCGCAGCGGCTCACCCCGGGTGGCGCTGCTGGTGGCGGGGACGATCGGGGTCGCGTACGCGATCCTGGGTCTGCTGGCGGCCCTCGTCGTCGACGGCCGGGGCACGGACGTCTCCCCGACCCGGGCGGCCCTGAACTTTTTCCTCGCCGGCCTCGCCTTTTCCCTGATCGGCTCCCTGCGCGGCACCGAGGCGCTGGTCGTCGTCGCCCGCCGCATCTCACCGACGCTGCGCCACGGCCTGCGCGCAGGCGTGATGTCGGCCCTGCTCATCCTGGCCGCCGGCGCGGCCATCGCCGGCCTGTCGGTCGCGGTCGGCGGCGGGCAGGCCGCGGACATGATCTCCGCCTACCGGACGGGTGTCGCCGGTCAGGCCGGCATCACCCTGGTCAGCCTCGCCTACGGCGCCAACGGCGTCATCTGGGCGGCGGCCTACCTGCTCGGACCGGGCTTCCTGCTCGGCACCGACTCCGTGGTACGCCTCACCGAAGTGACGGTCGGCCCACTGCTGCCCACCCTGCCGCTGCTGGCCGGCCTCCCCAACGGCCCGATCGGCGCGAGCGGTGCCGCCCTCCTGGCCGTACCGGTGCTGGCCGCGATGGCCTCGGGCTGGCTCCTGACCCGCCGCCTGGTCAGCATCCACCACGTCGTCGACGGCCACCTCGTCCACGGCCGCAACCCCGGCGACCCGGCCCCGGCCGAACCGAGCTGGTCCCTGGTCCTGGGCGCGGCGGTCCTGTCGGGACCGGTCGCAGGCCTGCTGCTCGGCCTGCTGTCATGGATGTCGGGCGGCTCGATGGGCAACGGCCGCCTCGCCGAGATCGGCCCGGTGCCGTGGCAGGTCACCCTGGTCGCCACCATCGTGGTCGCGGTCTCGGCCAGCATCGGCGCGGCTGCGGGCCGCGCCTTCCGCGCCCCCGCCCGCGGCTGA
- the purN gene encoding phosphoribosylglycinamide formyltransferase has protein sequence MTDPAPARLVVLVSGSGSNLQALLDAAADPAYGAKVVAVGADRDGIAGLDRAGRAGVPTFVDSVKAYPTRADWDAALTAHVAEHKPDLVISAGFLKLVGTEFLTAFGDRYVNTHNALLPSFPGIHGPRDALAYGVKIAGATLFFVDAGVDTGPIIAQVSVPVLDDDTEETLTERIKEAERGQLVEYVGRLVREGWTITDRKVSIP, from the coding sequence GTGACAGACCCCGCGCCCGCCCGCCTGGTCGTCCTCGTCTCCGGCTCCGGCAGCAATTTGCAGGCCCTTCTCGATGCCGCCGCGGATCCCGCGTACGGTGCGAAGGTTGTTGCTGTGGGGGCCGACCGGGACGGCATCGCCGGGCTCGACCGTGCCGGGAGAGCCGGCGTGCCCACGTTCGTGGATTCGGTGAAGGCTTATCCGACCCGCGCCGACTGGGATGCCGCGCTCACCGCGCACGTCGCCGAGCACAAGCCGGACCTGGTCATCTCGGCCGGCTTCCTGAAGCTGGTCGGGACGGAGTTCCTGACCGCGTTCGGCGACCGGTACGTCAACACGCACAACGCGTTGCTGCCGTCGTTCCCGGGGATCCACGGACCCCGCGACGCGCTGGCGTACGGCGTGAAGATCGCCGGGGCGACGCTGTTCTTCGTCGACGCGGGTGTCGACACCGGACCCATCATCGCCCAGGTCAGTGTGCCCGTGCTCGACGACGACACGGAGGAGACGCTGACCGAGCGGATCAAGGAAGCCGAGCGCGGGCAGCTGGTCGAGTACGTCGGCCGGCTCGTGCGCGAAGGCTGGACCATCACGGACAGGAAGGTCTCCATTCCATGA
- the purH gene encoding bifunctional phosphoribosylaminoimidazolecarboxamide formyltransferase/IMP cyclohydrolase, with amino-acid sequence MTSAAPPTDSPGLGSGTDGRRPLKRALLSVYDKTGLVELAQALHAAGVQVVSTGSTASTVEAAGVPVTRVEELTGFPETLDGRVKTLHPKVHAGLLADLRLPAHEAQLAELQIEPFDLLVSNLYPFTETVASGATVDECVEQIDIGGPAMVRAAAKNHPSVAVVTSVAAYPLILDAVRDGGFTLTQRKLLAARAFADIAEYDVAVANWCATTLAPSEWPEFAGLALKRESALRYGENPHQQAALYLDPNAPAGLAQAVQLHGKEMSYNNYVDADAAWRSANDFTEPCVAIIKHANPCGIAVGADVAEAHRKAHACDPVSAFGGVIAVNRQVTVELADQLDGIFTEVVVAPSFTEEALAVFREKKNLRVLVAPAWNPPPAEIKQVGGGVLVQMSDRIDAEGDNPANWTLATGEAASPEDLADLAFAWRAIRSVKSNAILLAHDGATVGVGMGQVNRVDSAHLAVNRAGADRAKGSVAASDAFFPFPDGLEVLIAAGIKAVVQPGGSIRDNLVIEAAEKAGLTVYLTGTRHFYH; translated from the coding sequence ATGACGAGCGCAGCTCCGCCGACTGATAGTCCAGGCTTGGGTAGCGGCACAGACGGTCGCCGTCCGCTGAAGCGCGCGCTGCTGAGCGTGTACGACAAGACCGGTCTGGTCGAGCTCGCGCAGGCTCTGCACGCCGCGGGTGTGCAGGTCGTCTCCACCGGTTCGACCGCGTCGACCGTCGAGGCCGCCGGTGTGCCGGTGACCCGGGTCGAGGAGCTGACCGGTTTCCCCGAGACGCTGGACGGCCGGGTCAAGACGCTGCACCCCAAGGTGCACGCCGGGCTGCTCGCCGACCTGCGGCTGCCGGCCCACGAGGCGCAGCTCGCCGAGTTGCAGATCGAGCCGTTCGACCTGCTGGTCAGCAACCTGTACCCGTTCACGGAGACCGTCGCGTCCGGTGCGACCGTCGACGAGTGTGTCGAGCAAATCGACATCGGCGGCCCCGCGATGGTCCGCGCGGCGGCGAAGAACCACCCGTCGGTCGCCGTGGTGACGTCCGTGGCCGCGTACCCGCTGATCCTGGACGCCGTGCGGGACGGCGGTTTCACGCTGACGCAGCGGAAGCTGCTCGCGGCTCGCGCTTTTGCCGACATCGCGGAGTACGACGTCGCGGTGGCCAACTGGTGCGCGACGACCCTCGCGCCGTCGGAGTGGCCGGAGTTCGCCGGGCTGGCGCTGAAGCGGGAGAGTGCGCTGCGTTACGGCGAGAACCCGCACCAGCAGGCCGCGCTCTACCTGGACCCGAACGCGCCGGCCGGGCTCGCGCAGGCCGTGCAGTTGCACGGCAAGGAGATGTCGTACAACAACTACGTCGACGCGGACGCCGCCTGGCGTTCGGCGAACGACTTCACCGAGCCGTGCGTGGCGATCATCAAGCATGCCAACCCGTGCGGCATCGCGGTCGGTGCGGATGTCGCCGAGGCGCACCGCAAGGCGCACGCGTGTGACCCGGTGTCGGCGTTCGGTGGGGTCATCGCGGTCAACCGGCAGGTGACCGTGGAGCTGGCCGACCAGCTGGACGGCATCTTCACCGAGGTCGTCGTGGCGCCGTCGTTCACCGAGGAGGCTCTTGCGGTCTTCCGGGAGAAGAAGAACCTGCGTGTGCTGGTCGCGCCGGCCTGGAACCCGCCGCCCGCGGAGATCAAGCAGGTCGGTGGCGGTGTGCTGGTGCAGATGTCGGACCGGATCGACGCCGAGGGTGACAACCCGGCGAACTGGACGCTGGCCACCGGTGAGGCGGCGTCGCCCGAGGACCTCGCGGATCTGGCGTTCGCCTGGCGGGCGATCCGCAGTGTGAAGAGCAACGCGATCCTGCTGGCGCACGACGGCGCGACCGTCGGTGTCGGCATGGGCCAGGTCAACCGGGTCGACTCGGCGCACCTCGCCGTGAACCGGGCCGGTGCGGACCGCGCCAAGGGCAGTGTGGCCGCCTCCGACGCGTTCTTCCCGTTCCCGGACGGCCTCGAGGTGCTGATCGCGGCGGGCATCAAGGCCGTCGTGCAGCCCGGTGGCTCGATCCGCGACAACCTGGTGATCGAGGCGGCCGAGAAGGCCGGACTCACCGTCTACCTGACCGGTACGCGGCACTTCTACCACTGA
- a CDS encoding pentapeptide repeat-containing protein, which translates to MDVVRNETFSGQDWALAEVERAHYEDCAFHDVDWSEAKLSGCTFTHCEFGNVRFNAAELTTCAITQSVVRRSSFFDATLTGCKLTGTQFLDCGLRPLTIDGGDWGFVSLRGANLTAAKLGGLKLREADLTNADLTRADLRGADLSHARLKDAVLKGADLRGADLDGVALRGVALDGAKIDLAQAALFATAHGAQVMG; encoded by the coding sequence ATGGACGTCGTCCGGAACGAGACGTTCTCCGGCCAGGACTGGGCTCTGGCCGAGGTGGAACGCGCACATTACGAGGACTGCGCGTTCCACGACGTCGACTGGTCCGAGGCGAAACTCAGCGGCTGCACGTTCACGCACTGCGAGTTCGGTAACGTGCGGTTCAACGCGGCCGAGCTGACCACCTGTGCGATCACGCAGTCGGTGGTGCGTCGCTCCTCGTTCTTCGACGCGACGCTCACCGGCTGCAAACTGACCGGTACGCAGTTCCTCGACTGTGGACTGCGCCCGCTGACCATCGACGGCGGCGACTGGGGTTTTGTCTCGTTGCGCGGGGCGAACCTCACCGCCGCGAAGCTCGGTGGCCTGAAGCTGCGCGAGGCGGATCTGACCAACGCCGATCTGACCCGGGCGGATCTGCGGGGTGCGGACCTGTCGCACGCCCGGCTCAAGGACGCGGTGCTCAAGGGCGCCGACCTGCGCGGTGCCGACCTCGACGGGGTCGCGCTGCGCGGTGTCGCCCTCGACGGCGCCAAGATCGATCTGGCTCAGGCGGCGCTGTTCGCGACCGCCCACGGCGCTCAGGTCATGGGCTGA
- the mdh gene encoding malate dehydrogenase, with the protein MGKKVTVVGAGFYGSTTAQRLAEYDIFETVVLTDIVEGKPEGLALDLNQSRPIEGFETKIVGATTGPNGEGYEAIEGSDVVVITAGLPRKPGMSRMDLLGVNAKIVRSVAENIAKYAPNAVVIVVSNPLDEMTALAQIATQFPKNRVLGQAGMLDSARFTNNVAEELKVPVSTVTTLTLGSHGDTMVPVPSKSTVNGKPLADLLPADKVEELVTRTRNGGAEVVALLKTGSAYYAPSAAAARMAKAVAEDSGAVMPVCAWVDGEYGISGVYLGVEAEIGAEGVKKVVETALTDTELAGLKEAAEAVRAKQADVAEL; encoded by the coding sequence ATGGGCAAGAAGGTCACCGTCGTAGGCGCCGGTTTCTACGGGTCCACGACCGCACAGCGTCTGGCCGAGTACGACATCTTCGAGACCGTGGTGCTCACCGACATCGTCGAGGGCAAGCCCGAGGGACTCGCGCTGGACCTCAACCAGTCGCGGCCGATCGAGGGCTTCGAGACCAAGATCGTCGGCGCCACCACCGGCCCGAACGGCGAGGGTTACGAGGCCATCGAGGGCTCCGACGTCGTTGTCATCACCGCCGGCCTGCCCCGCAAGCCGGGCATGAGCCGCATGGACCTTCTCGGTGTCAACGCGAAGATCGTGCGTTCGGTCGCCGAGAACATCGCCAAGTACGCCCCGAACGCCGTTGTCATCGTCGTGTCGAACCCGCTCGACGAGATGACCGCGCTCGCGCAGATCGCCACGCAGTTCCCGAAGAACCGCGTGCTCGGCCAGGCCGGCATGCTCGACTCGGCGCGTTTCACCAACAACGTCGCCGAGGAGCTGAAGGTCCCGGTCAGCACCGTCACCACGCTGACCCTGGGCTCGCACGGCGACACCATGGTCCCGGTGCCGTCGAAGTCGACGGTCAACGGCAAGCCGCTCGCCGACCTGCTCCCCGCTGACAAGGTCGAGGAGCTCGTCACCCGCACCCGCAACGGTGGCGCCGAGGTTGTCGCGCTGCTCAAGACCGGTTCGGCGTACTACGCGCCGTCCGCCGCCGCCGCCCGCATGGCCAAGGCCGTCGCGGAGGACTCCGGCGCGGTCATGCCGGTCTGCGCCTGGGTCGACGGCGAATACGGCATCTCGGGCGTGTACCTGGGTGTCGAGGCCGAGATCGGCGCCGAGGGTGTGAAGAAGGTCGTCGAGACCGCGCTCACCGACACCGAGCTCGCCGGTCTCAAGGAGGCCGCCGAGGCCGTCCGCGCCAAGCAGGCGGACGTCGCCGAGCTGTAA
- a CDS encoding MBL fold metallo-hydrolase, which produces MSALRRIGPLTVIALQDAEGPHFDRREDAIPGATGDQWAAADRFDPGARAEDGRWWLRFRSFAIRYGDSGPVTLVDAGIGPAHSLAADWAPVPGQLPEEVAAAGIAAEDVEAIVLTHLHTDHIGWAVPADSPFTNARVVVQRADVEAYAAASAWSRQEEVLLEPLRRLGRLHVVDGDTELGPGKKIIFTPGHTPGHQSVLVEGGGDSLLITGDLLVHAVQLVDPSLAYGHDMDADLARISRHAALTTARTGDSWLAVSHLGQPYCRTEA; this is translated from the coding sequence ATGTCTGCCCTCCGCCGCATCGGCCCTCTGACCGTCATCGCGTTGCAGGATGCCGAGGGGCCGCACTTCGATCGGCGTGAGGATGCGATCCCGGGGGCGACCGGGGACCAGTGGGCCGCGGCCGACCGGTTCGATCCGGGTGCGCGGGCCGAGGACGGCCGGTGGTGGTTGCGCTTCCGGAGCTTCGCGATCCGGTACGGCGACAGCGGCCCGGTCACCCTGGTCGACGCAGGGATCGGGCCGGCGCATTCACTCGCCGCCGACTGGGCGCCCGTGCCGGGGCAGTTGCCGGAGGAGGTGGCTGCCGCCGGGATCGCCGCGGAGGATGTCGAGGCGATCGTGCTGACCCATCTGCACACCGATCACATCGGGTGGGCCGTGCCGGCTGACTCGCCGTTCACCAACGCGCGGGTGGTCGTGCAGCGCGCCGACGTCGAGGCCTACGCGGCGGCGAGCGCCTGGTCACGGCAGGAGGAGGTGCTGCTCGAGCCACTACGGCGGCTGGGCCGCCTGCACGTGGTCGACGGCGACACCGAGCTCGGCCCCGGAAAAAAGATCATCTTCACGCCGGGGCACACGCCCGGGCACCAGTCGGTGCTGGTCGAGGGTGGGGGCGACAGCCTGCTCATCACCGGCGACCTGCTGGTGCACGCGGTGCAGCTTGTTGATCCGTCACTGGCCTACGGGCATGACATGGACGCTGACCTGGCCCGCATCAGCCGGCATGCGGCGTTGACGACGGCCCGGACCGGTGACTCGTGGTTGGCGGTGTCGCACTTGGGTCAGCCGTACTGCCGTACAGAAGCATGA
- a CDS encoding alkaline phosphatase D family protein → MHVDVRGLRSDAVYYYRFRAGTQVSPVGRTRTAPGSRSKPRNLRFAFASCQDYQAGFYTAYQHLAAEDLAFVAFLGDYIYEGAPNPNAARQHEGAGEPYSLAEYRNRHARYKSDVNLQAAHAAFPWIVTFDDHEIDNNWADEIPQDPALQTPEAFRARRIAAFQAYYEHMPLRRSSLPAGLDMQVYRRLRFGSLASVHVLDTRQYRSDQPATLTAAQDPALTMTGPEQEKWLVDGLESSGSRWNLLANQVMWASNDRKAGPEQSFDFDNWDGYRVQRKRLLEGFGRVDNPVVLTGDRHCTWVCDLRPDFDDPSTPVVGAEITGTSITSGGNPDVAGFHATYDPIMAESPHWRYIDNQRGYIVCDVNAERMLSSLRLVDTIWATSATVRTAAEFVVEAGRPGIASVSEEQALLRRQPPAGPIYDVHDDQDAHPLRG, encoded by the coding sequence GTGCATGTCGATGTGCGCGGGCTGCGCTCGGACGCCGTCTACTACTACCGCTTCCGGGCCGGGACGCAGGTGTCGCCGGTCGGGCGGACCCGGACCGCGCCCGGGTCCCGGTCGAAGCCGCGGAACCTGCGATTCGCCTTTGCCAGCTGCCAGGACTACCAGGCCGGGTTCTACACGGCCTACCAGCACCTGGCGGCCGAGGATCTGGCGTTTGTCGCCTTCCTCGGGGACTACATCTACGAGGGTGCACCCAACCCCAACGCCGCCCGGCAGCACGAGGGCGCCGGGGAGCCGTACTCCCTCGCCGAGTACCGGAACCGGCACGCGCGCTACAAGAGCGACGTGAATCTGCAGGCGGCGCACGCCGCGTTCCCGTGGATCGTGACCTTCGACGACCACGAGATCGACAACAACTGGGCCGACGAGATCCCGCAGGACCCGGCGTTGCAGACGCCGGAGGCGTTCCGGGCCCGGCGGATCGCCGCGTTCCAGGCGTACTACGAGCACATGCCGCTGCGCCGCAGTTCGCTGCCGGCCGGGCTGGACATGCAGGTCTACCGGCGGCTGCGGTTCGGGTCGCTGGCGAGCGTGCACGTCCTCGACACCCGGCAGTACCGCAGCGACCAGCCCGCCACCCTGACCGCGGCCCAGGATCCGGCGCTCACCATGACGGGCCCCGAGCAGGAGAAGTGGCTCGTCGACGGGCTCGAATCGTCCGGCAGCCGGTGGAACCTGCTGGCCAACCAGGTCATGTGGGCCTCCAACGACCGCAAGGCGGGTCCGGAGCAGTCCTTCGACTTCGACAACTGGGACGGCTACCGGGTCCAGCGCAAGCGCCTCCTGGAAGGGTTCGGCCGCGTGGACAACCCGGTCGTGCTCACCGGGGACCGGCACTGCACCTGGGTCTGCGACCTGCGGCCCGACTTCGACGACCCGTCGACGCCGGTGGTCGGCGCCGAGATCACCGGAACCTCCATCACCTCGGGCGGCAACCCGGACGTCGCCGGATTCCATGCCACGTACGACCCGATCATGGCCGAGAGCCCGCACTGGCGGTACATCGACAACCAGCGCGGCTACATCGTCTGCGACGTGAACGCCGAGCGGATGCTCAGCAGTCTGCGTCTCGTCGACACGATCTGGGCCACCAGCGCGACGGTCCGCACTGCGGCGGAGTTCGTGGTCGAGGCGGGCCGGCCCGGCATCGCCTCGGTCAGCGAGGAGCAGGCACTCCTGCGCCGGCAACCGCCGGCCGGGCCGATCTACGACGTCCACGACGATCAGGACGCGCACCCGCTGCGCGGCTGA